The Nitrososphaerota archaeon genome window below encodes:
- a CDS encoding OsmC family protein: MVYDSRDENQKGIGPMRALLTSLGACTGMDIVAILNKRKQKLRSLNMLLSGGRPEQGLPKPWTSIHIKYVLSGEWLERKYVEEAIKDSAEKFCSVGATLAPTAKITHTYEIVP; encoded by the coding sequence GTGGTCTACGACTCTCGTGACGAAAACCAGAAGGGGATCGGGCCCATGCGGGCCCTACTCACGTCCCTTGGAGCCTGCACAGGTATGGACATTGTCGCAATCCTGAACAAGAGAAAACAGAAGTTGAGGTCACTGAACATGCTGCTTTCCGGAGGGCGTCCAGAGCAGGGCCTCCCAAAACCCTGGACTTCAATCCACATCAAATATGTCCTCTCCGGAGAATGGCTCGAAAGGAAGTACGTGGAAGAGGCGATCAAAGACAGCGCGGAAAAGTTCTGCAGCGTCGGCGCGACCCTGGCACCTACCGCCAAGATCACCCACACCTACGAGATCGTCCCCTAG
- a CDS encoding VIT1/CCC1 transporter family protein, with product MDKIVLGGSDGAIEAVAMTAALNGAKVTFGTILLAGFAFAIAGGFSMFFSSYLSSRAEMESLRIDVQRERMEIETEPEEEKAELEELLRKDGYKQNEVDVIMGRLVKDKEMWLRTQLRHELRLNIEDLATDPLVRPGSAGLAFFLLALLALSPYGLRLEHFEALVASVALSLCALFALSSRVFTPSHFKPKAGLESALVGLLAAGLLYGVGYLISAL from the coding sequence ATGGACAAGATTGTCCTCGGCGGGAGCGATGGGGCGATAGAGGCAGTGGCCATGACTGCGGCCCTGAACGGGGCGAAGGTGACCTTCGGCACCATCCTGCTAGCTGGCTTCGCTTTCGCGATCGCAGGAGGGTTTTCCATGTTCTTCAGCAGCTATCTCTCGAGCCGGGCAGAGATGGAATCCCTCCGGATCGACGTCCAGCGGGAGCGCATGGAAATCGAGACGGAGCCCGAGGAGGAGAAGGCAGAGCTCGAGGAACTGCTCAGGAAGGATGGTTACAAGCAGAACGAGGTCGATGTCATAATGGGGAGGCTTGTTAAGGACAAGGAGATGTGGCTCAGAACCCAGCTGAGGCACGAACTGCGGCTCAACATCGAGGACCTGGCCACGGACCCCCTTGTCCGGCCAGGGTCGGCGGGGCTGGCCTTCTTCCTCCTCGCACTGCTCGCGCTCTCCCCTTACGGCCTCCGCTTGGAGCACTTCGAGGCGCTCGTGGCTTCGGTTGCGCTGTCGCTCTGTGCCCTGTTCGCCCTGAGCTCGAGGGTCTTCACACCGAGCCACTTCAAGCCCAAGGCCGGCCTTGAATCTGCCCTGGTCGGCCTCCTTGCGGCTGGGCTCCTGTACGGCGTAGGTTATCTGATTTCGGCGCTCTGA
- a CDS encoding haloacid dehalogenase type II: MKFRYLTFDCYGTLIDWQKGIERSLEASFGKLPVHGGALMESYAAAEKLEEADYQKYREVLRKTSLRLAEELGLKTTKDSAVRFAGSVSSWPAFPDTQAALRSLGKHGYKRYILSNVDVDLLTATIRENGLKLDGYVTAEDVGSYKPAHAHWLRFMEMTGATKDEILHVAQSVFHDIVPAGKIGIQTAWVNRYRQALPAGAEPLYIADSMEGLVSLLE; encoded by the coding sequence ATGAAGTTTCGTTACCTCACGTTCGATTGCTACGGAACCCTGATCGATTGGCAGAAGGGAATTGAGAGGTCGCTCGAGGCGTCGTTCGGTAAGCTCCCGGTGCATGGTGGCGCCCTCATGGAGTCCTACGCTGCGGCGGAGAAGCTGGAAGAGGCGGACTACCAGAAGTATAGAGAAGTGCTCAGGAAGACATCGCTGAGACTCGCGGAGGAACTGGGACTCAAGACCACTAAAGACTCCGCAGTAAGGTTTGCGGGGTCGGTCTCCTCGTGGCCCGCCTTCCCTGACACTCAGGCAGCCCTGAGAAGTCTGGGGAAGCACGGCTACAAGAGATACATTCTGTCGAACGTCGACGTTGACCTGCTCACCGCGACCATTAGGGAGAACGGCTTGAAATTGGACGGCTACGTTACTGCAGAGGATGTGGGAAGCTACAAGCCCGCCCACGCTCATTGGCTGAGGTTCATGGAGATGACCGGGGCCACCAAAGACGAGATCCTTCATGTCGCACAGAGCGTCTTCCACGACATCGTCCCGGCTGGAAAGATCGGCATCCAGACTGCCTGGGTGAACAGGTACAGACAGGCATTGCCCGCCGGAGCCGAGCCCCTTTACATCGCGGACAGCATGGAGGGCCTCGTAAGCCTGCTTGAATGA
- a CDS encoding ECF transporter S component, protein MRTRTVASTAIFTAFVAAVTLGFVIVIPATKGYFNIGEIMVYVVAMLMGPYIGAFAGGVGSAISDALLAPVYAPGTLVIKGMEGLIVGYLTNLPMANLTRRLWVAISTLLGGVLATLVALLGMDYLSGPQNLYLGLSYCSANCSSISPATTAVGPQFSANFNLPWELWIVVGVAAFLVVVGVGLSLDEKLGWTIIAILAGGSEMVIGYFIYESMVLQLGFITASAEAPFNIGQVLVGLLVAVPVVRSYRRIVRRNPKQTSGTGMSGSPASK, encoded by the coding sequence ATGCGCACCAGGACGGTTGCGAGCACCGCTATCTTCACAGCTTTCGTCGCGGCGGTCACCTTGGGGTTCGTGATCGTCATCCCTGCAACAAAGGGTTACTTCAACATCGGCGAGATAATGGTGTATGTCGTCGCCATGTTGATGGGGCCCTACATCGGAGCTTTCGCAGGGGGGGTCGGGTCGGCAATTTCCGACGCCTTGCTTGCGCCGGTGTATGCGCCCGGTACGCTTGTGATCAAGGGGATGGAAGGGCTGATCGTCGGTTACCTGACGAACCTGCCTATGGCAAATCTGACCCGAAGGTTATGGGTGGCCATCAGCACTCTTCTTGGAGGGGTGTTGGCTACATTGGTAGCCCTCCTCGGCATGGACTACCTCTCGGGCCCCCAGAACCTGTACCTTGGACTCTCCTACTGTTCGGCGAACTGCTCATCTATTTCTCCCGCAACGACGGCCGTGGGCCCTCAATTCTCAGCCAACTTCAACCTACCTTGGGAACTTTGGATCGTTGTTGGAGTAGCTGCATTCCTAGTTGTTGTGGGGGTCGGCCTGTCTCTCGACGAAAAGCTTGGCTGGACAATCATTGCTATCCTAGCGGGGGGGTCGGAGATGGTCATCGGGTACTTCATCTATGAATCCATGGTGCTACAGCTTGGTTTCATCACAGCGTCGGCAGAGGCGCCCTTCAACATAGGACAGGTGCTCGTTGGCCTGTTGGTGGCGGTGCCAGTAGTGCGAAGTTACAGAAGGATTGTTAGGCGGAATCCAAAACAGACCTCGGGGACGGGCATGAGCGGAAGTCCGGCTTCGAAATGA
- a CDS encoding AIR synthase-related protein, which yields MRETVLKATGAASSMIVTPPNAGLDFAAIKMRQGYMIVSADPITGVASQIGRYAMNVSANDVATSGNRPQFAESVVLLAEQSDVAYVRRLAQEMDAAAKELGIAIVGGHTEVTPGLMRPIIVVTAFSFVNRYVSSGDAREGDILLMTKTAGIEGTAAIAGGDVASAAGISKAVARSAAKFVSQMSIVDEAVAGFQTGAVHAMHDCTEGGVLGAAFEMSLASGLGFRLEEQLVPVADVTRILCERLSLDPLKLIGSGSLLLAVERGSESRVKKALAPICKVTRVGEFTRRRRILVTRGGKEQWMRSAPEDELWRVLGRPV from the coding sequence ATGCGCGAAACAGTACTGAAGGCGACCGGCGCCGCATCTTCGATGATAGTCACCCCGCCAAATGCGGGTCTAGACTTCGCAGCGATCAAAATGCGGCAGGGGTACATGATCGTCTCAGCGGACCCCATCACAGGCGTGGCTTCCCAGATAGGCCGCTATGCGATGAACGTCAGCGCCAACGACGTCGCCACCAGTGGGAACAGGCCCCAGTTCGCAGAATCCGTCGTGCTGCTAGCTGAGCAGTCGGATGTCGCCTACGTCAGGAGGCTGGCCCAGGAGATGGATGCCGCGGCCAAGGAGCTGGGCATCGCGATCGTCGGCGGGCACACCGAGGTCACTCCTGGTCTGATGAGACCAATCATCGTAGTGACGGCTTTCAGCTTCGTCAACAGGTATGTGTCGTCGGGGGACGCCCGGGAGGGAGACATACTGCTGATGACCAAGACGGCGGGCATCGAGGGAACGGCGGCAATCGCGGGAGGGGACGTGGCCTCTGCAGCCGGGATCTCCAAGGCCGTCGCGCGGAGTGCGGCGAAGTTCGTTTCGCAGATGAGCATCGTCGACGAGGCGGTCGCCGGATTCCAGACGGGCGCGGTCCACGCAATGCACGACTGCACCGAAGGAGGGGTCCTGGGTGCTGCCTTCGAGATGTCCCTCGCCTCGGGGCTCGGGTTCAGACTCGAGGAGCAGCTTGTGCCAGTCGCGGACGTGACGCGGATTCTGTGCGAGCGGCTCTCACTCGACCCATTGAAACTGATCGGTTCCGGGTCGCTCCTCCTGGCAGTGGAAAGGGGAAGTGAGTCCAGGGTGAAGAAGGCACTCGCGCCCATCTGCAAGGTCACCCGCGTAGGGGAGTTCACCCGGAGGAGACGAATTCTGGTGACTCGGGGCGGGAAGGAACAGTGGATGCGGTCCGCGCCAGAGGATGAGCTATGGCGAGTGCTTGGGCGCCCGGTCTGA
- a CDS encoding DNA topoisomerase I, which translates to MTAYWTTLSHHGVNFPDLYAPRGLSASVKGRTLPLSPLAEEMAYNLAKKKDTPYIQDPVFTANFMLDFLKVLPQWCRGAKFEDVSFSQLFKIVDQEKAAKEGMGKRAKKKLARSRKERREALKANYGKAILDGKEVDIANWLVEPPGLFMGRGQHPMRGRWKPRVNQSDVTLNLGESATVPPGHWKEVVHDHNSMWMAKWIDNLMDKEKYVWLHESSPLQQSRNRAKYDNALKVGSNIKKIRSRIIRDLVSKDERTRQVASVCYLIDVLGMRVGDEKDEDEADTVGASTLRVEHLRIEGPSVEFNFLGKDSVPWNKRDAPPPAVLRNLQEFTSGKRKEAEVFHDVDSGMVNQYLSSIVKGLSAKVFRTFHATAKTREALQSKDVRDADDLEKLYHAKEANLKAAIFCNHQRTPPKTWELSLEKKKQKLEAAREGAKTGDRRAQKLQMELDFFVRTKNYNLNTSMKNYIDPRVFKSWCDYVGLDWAKVYSKSMQKKFSWAAGSSHPWKSEEDTTKAALTSDRAPKHSP; encoded by the coding sequence ATGACCGCTTACTGGACGACCCTCTCCCACCACGGCGTCAACTTTCCTGACCTCTACGCGCCCAGGGGCCTCTCCGCCTCTGTGAAGGGGAGGACGTTGCCCCTCTCTCCCCTGGCAGAAGAGATGGCATACAACCTCGCCAAGAAGAAGGACACGCCGTACATCCAGGACCCTGTCTTCACGGCGAACTTCATGTTGGACTTCCTGAAGGTGCTTCCCCAGTGGTGCAGAGGTGCGAAATTCGAGGACGTCAGCTTCTCCCAGCTCTTCAAGATTGTCGATCAGGAGAAGGCCGCGAAAGAAGGCATGGGCAAGAGGGCGAAGAAGAAGCTAGCGCGTAGCAGAAAGGAAAGGAGAGAGGCCCTGAAGGCCAACTACGGCAAGGCCATCCTTGACGGCAAGGAAGTGGACATCGCCAACTGGCTCGTCGAACCCCCAGGTCTGTTCATGGGGCGGGGCCAGCACCCGATGAGGGGCAGGTGGAAGCCGAGGGTGAACCAATCTGACGTAACCCTGAACCTCGGCGAGTCGGCCACGGTGCCACCCGGCCATTGGAAAGAAGTGGTCCACGACCACAACTCGATGTGGATGGCAAAGTGGATTGACAATCTCATGGACAAGGAAAAGTACGTCTGGCTCCACGAGAGCTCCCCTCTCCAGCAATCGAGGAACAGGGCGAAGTACGACAACGCCCTCAAGGTAGGCTCGAACATCAAAAAGATCCGTTCAAGAATAATCCGGGACCTCGTTTCAAAGGACGAGCGGACCCGCCAGGTCGCGTCCGTCTGCTACCTGATCGACGTCCTTGGGATGAGGGTCGGAGACGAAAAAGACGAAGACGAGGCGGACACAGTTGGAGCGAGCACCCTGAGGGTCGAACACCTAAGGATCGAAGGCCCGAGCGTTGAATTCAACTTCCTCGGCAAGGACTCCGTGCCCTGGAACAAGCGTGACGCCCCCCCGCCCGCGGTCCTCCGAAACCTACAAGAATTCACGTCAGGCAAGCGGAAGGAAGCCGAGGTCTTCCACGACGTCGATTCCGGGATGGTCAACCAATACCTCTCCTCCATCGTAAAGGGACTGAGCGCCAAGGTCTTCAGGACGTTCCACGCCACGGCCAAGACACGCGAAGCACTCCAGTCAAAGGACGTCAGGGACGCCGACGACCTGGAGAAGCTCTACCATGCAAAGGAGGCCAACCTGAAAGCCGCGATATTCTGCAACCACCAGAGGACGCCTCCTAAGACCTGGGAGCTGTCCCTGGAGAAGAAGAAGCAAAAGCTGGAGGCCGCGAGGGAAGGCGCGAAAACGGGCGACAGGCGCGCGCAGAAGCTCCAGATGGAGCTCGACTTCTTCGTGCGGACGAAGAACTACAACCTCAACACGTCGATGAAGAACTACATTGACCCGCGGGTCTTCAAGTCCTGGTGCGACTATGTGGGACTGGACTGGGCCAAAGTCTACAGCAAGTCCATGCAGAAGAAGTTCTCCTGGGCGGCCGGGAGCTCACATCCCTGGAAAAGCGAAGAAGACACTACGAAGGCCGCTCTCACGTCAGACCGGGCGCCCAAGCACTCGCCATAG
- a CDS encoding PAC2 family protein, which yields MWLDFEKKDRKTFNRPVLVVAVSTSIPQYRSMYSQARELAEYMVKKMEFERVATVYSSAFPPEVLIREGGVSTLPSCGFDVNRGKKDVVLFSGDASPMEDQHEFSQLILDYAKEIGVKELYSIGARWAENPTPEAEPVPNGFATDGQGVAKLKKNGVKIITEEAAPFFASMVVGMAADYGIRGYKLSVDHGEPSPHPKSVARLLGVLSAMAGFEIAMDELVSGAKLQPPPGNGGNTTIYK from the coding sequence ATGTGGCTGGATTTCGAGAAGAAAGATCGTAAGACATTCAACAGGCCGGTCCTGGTCGTCGCAGTGTCGACGTCCATCCCGCAGTACAGGTCGATGTACTCCCAGGCGAGAGAGTTAGCCGAATACATGGTGAAGAAGATGGAGTTCGAGAGGGTCGCGACCGTCTATTCTTCCGCGTTCCCTCCAGAAGTCCTCATCAGGGAGGGCGGAGTGTCGACCCTGCCTTCCTGCGGCTTTGATGTAAATCGGGGGAAGAAAGATGTGGTGCTATTCAGTGGTGATGCGAGCCCCATGGAAGACCAGCATGAGTTCTCCCAGCTCATCCTTGACTACGCGAAGGAGATCGGGGTAAAGGAGCTCTACTCCATCGGCGCGAGGTGGGCTGAGAATCCTACTCCTGAGGCGGAGCCGGTTCCGAACGGGTTCGCGACGGACGGACAAGGAGTTGCCAAGCTGAAGAAAAACGGGGTCAAGATCATTACCGAAGAGGCTGCTCCATTCTTCGCTTCGATGGTCGTCGGGATGGCGGCGGATTATGGGATAAGGGGGTACAAGCTGTCTGTGGACCACGGAGAGCCCAGCCCGCATCCAAAGTCGGTGGCCAGACTCCTGGGAGTCCTCTCGGCCATGGCTGGGTTCGAGATAGCTATGGACGAGCTAGTCTCAGGCGCCAAGCTTCAGCCGCCGCCGGGGAACGGCGGGAACACCACGATCTACAAGTAG
- a CDS encoding M48 family metalloprotease, with amino-acid sequence MPETRVFQGVLSGEVTFRAKDRRFARLFRDAVRRPPKSVPKISTLREVALSNHPTKTTVGLTRYSKVRFLLLFARPKQTITFYSDLLDALSDKAAEAVIAHELAHAWLNEHVAPEESPAREKEADRLARSWGFSAEMDALDGEAETVPSA; translated from the coding sequence ATGCCTGAGACTCGCGTTTTCCAAGGGGTCCTCAGCGGGGAGGTAACCTTCAGGGCGAAGGACAGAAGGTTCGCCCGCCTCTTCAGGGACGCGGTCAGACGGCCGCCCAAGTCTGTGCCGAAGATCTCGACGTTGCGTGAAGTCGCGCTCTCAAACCATCCGACCAAGACCACCGTCGGTCTCACGAGGTACTCGAAGGTGAGGTTCCTGCTCCTCTTCGCGAGACCGAAACAGACCATTACCTTCTACTCGGACCTCTTGGATGCCCTCTCTGACAAGGCGGCGGAGGCCGTAATCGCCCACGAGCTGGCTCACGCCTGGCTCAACGAGCACGTCGCCCCGGAAGAATCTCCGGCCAGGGAGAAAGAGGCAGATAGGCTGGCAAGAAGCTGGGGGTTCAGTGCCGAAATGGACGCCCTCGACGGGGAAGCCGAGACAGTCCCTTCAGCCTAG
- a CDS encoding DUF5781 family protein, with amino-acid sequence MHAEKVDRSLQNTLEWAMDRMRNKGYVVNSPVVLSVDPNLSIMGYAKKEGESHRIVISEWALDSEMLGGLVLHELAHIYFTERGAHSHDGEMLEEILQGLKEKDGLRAKETEYLIDAFNHLQNILVDDVVFAVMDEKELEMAKRFFSEWVAEKPSGDPVLDSALLSRNAFAIASLKRRKILDGQSDMAYRNKGFVVALGQHAEADFEWLEGFLENARSDWGKKQLQEAIEEYFDKILSLMRSSSRLDDLR; translated from the coding sequence ATGCACGCGGAGAAAGTGGATAGGTCCCTTCAGAACACACTGGAGTGGGCCATGGACAGGATGCGAAACAAGGGATACGTGGTGAACTCTCCAGTGGTGCTCTCGGTCGACCCGAACCTCTCCATAATGGGATATGCAAAGAAGGAGGGGGAGTCTCACAGGATAGTGATTTCAGAATGGGCCCTAGATTCCGAGATGCTTGGTGGGCTGGTCCTCCACGAACTAGCACACATCTACTTCACGGAGAGGGGGGCGCACTCTCACGACGGGGAGATGCTCGAGGAGATACTCCAGGGATTGAAGGAGAAAGACGGCCTGCGTGCGAAGGAGACCGAGTATCTGATAGACGCGTTCAACCACCTTCAGAACATCCTCGTGGACGACGTGGTCTTCGCCGTAATGGACGAAAAGGAGCTCGAAATGGCGAAGCGGTTCTTCTCTGAGTGGGTCGCGGAGAAGCCTTCGGGAGACCCTGTCCTGGACTCGGCGCTCCTGTCCAGGAACGCCTTTGCCATAGCCTCGCTGAAGAGGAGGAAGATACTCGATGGTCAGAGCGACATGGCGTATAGGAACAAGGGGTTCGTAGTTGCCCTCGGCCAACATGCGGAAGCAGACTTCGAGTGGTTGGAGGGGTTCCTGGAGAACGCCCGGTCGGATTGGGGGAAGAAGCAGCTCCAGGAGGCCATCGAGGAGTACTTCGACAAGATCCTGTCGCTAATGCGCTCGTCATCCAGGCTAGACGACCTGAGATGA
- a CDS encoding radical SAM protein, with the protein MTKTCPEHGETEELYFGSYEMYSKFSRYWKDGKGTHAANVPMDVCSCPANCGLCSNHLSHTGLSNIIVTNRCDLTCWYCFFYVKKGLEGAYVYEPTLDQIREMGRSLKAERPVAGNSVQITGGEPTIREDLPTIIKILKEEGVDHIQLNTNGINLALNPGLAKRLKDAGVSNLYMSFDGTTPKTNPKNHWEAPYAIEACRRQGVGIVLVPTVIKSINDHELGDIIRFGQRNIDTVHAVNFQPVSLTGRLTKTERAKYRITIPDCIDRIEEQTNGEITKDGWFPVPSCSPVTGFIEAFTKREQYELSIHFACGAGTYVFNDPDKKRLVPLPEFVDIPGMIEYLDEKSEEIYSGTNRYIVAAKVLTKLSSFVNKEKQPKSLSFAKLLTDALIKHDYTAIGQFHLKSMFLGMMHFQDKYNQDEERLQRCDIHYLTPDLRIIPFCSFNVIPEWYRDRIQQKYGMAIEDWEAKTGRKLEDGLYRGTLRRGGHVQGCGCAAGEHGEPLPMQPITGT; encoded by the coding sequence ATGACCAAGACCTGCCCAGAGCACGGCGAGACCGAGGAACTCTACTTCGGTTCCTATGAAATGTACAGCAAGTTCTCACGATACTGGAAGGACGGAAAGGGCACCCATGCCGCCAACGTGCCCATGGACGTCTGCTCCTGCCCTGCAAACTGCGGGCTCTGCTCGAACCACCTCTCGCACACTGGGCTCTCCAACATCATCGTCACGAACCGCTGCGACCTGACCTGCTGGTATTGCTTCTTCTACGTCAAGAAAGGATTGGAGGGGGCCTACGTCTACGAACCGACCCTAGACCAGATCAGGGAAATGGGCCGCTCGCTCAAGGCCGAGAGGCCAGTCGCCGGTAACTCTGTCCAGATAACTGGCGGCGAGCCGACAATCAGGGAAGACCTCCCGACCATCATCAAGATACTGAAGGAGGAAGGGGTCGACCACATACAGCTTAACACGAACGGAATCAACCTCGCGCTCAACCCAGGGCTCGCCAAGCGCCTGAAGGACGCAGGCGTCTCAAACCTTTACATGAGCTTCGACGGAACGACCCCGAAGACCAACCCCAAGAACCACTGGGAGGCCCCGTACGCTATCGAGGCGTGCCGCAGGCAGGGAGTAGGCATCGTCCTCGTCCCCACCGTCATCAAGTCGATTAACGACCACGAACTGGGCGACATCATCCGCTTCGGCCAGAGGAACATCGACACGGTCCACGCGGTGAACTTCCAGCCTGTTTCTCTCACAGGAAGGCTGACAAAGACGGAGAGGGCGAAGTACAGGATAACGATTCCTGACTGCATCGATAGGATTGAGGAACAGACCAACGGCGAAATTACAAAAGACGGCTGGTTCCCGGTCCCCTCGTGCTCCCCGGTGACAGGCTTTATCGAGGCATTCACCAAGAGGGAACAGTACGAGCTTTCGATACACTTCGCGTGCGGCGCAGGGACCTACGTCTTCAACGATCCAGACAAGAAGAGGCTCGTTCCTCTGCCAGAGTTCGTCGACATTCCAGGCATGATCGAGTACCTAGACGAAAAGAGCGAAGAAATCTACTCAGGGACTAACCGCTACATCGTGGCGGCAAAGGTCCTCACCAAGCTCTCGTCCTTCGTCAACAAGGAGAAGCAGCCCAAGAGCCTGAGCTTCGCGAAGCTCCTCACTGACGCGCTGATCAAGCACGACTACACCGCCATCGGCCAGTTCCACCTGAAGAGCATGTTCCTGGGGATGATGCACTTTCAGGACAAGTACAACCAGGACGAGGAGAGGCTGCAGCGCTGCGACATCCACTATCTGACGCCAGATTTGAGGATCATACCCTTCTGCAGCTTCAACGTCATCCCCGAATGGTACAGGGACCGGATTCAGCAGAAGTACGGCATGGCCATCGAGGACTGGGAAGCCAAGACAGGAAGGAAGCTGGAGGACGGACTATACAGAGGAACGTTGAGGCGCGGTGGGCATGTCCAGGGTTGCGGATGCGCGGCAGGCGAGCACGGCGAGCCTCTGCCAATGCAACCAATCACGGGCACCTAG
- a CDS encoding DUF309 domain-containing protein translates to MARATGADVRNPKWTSYGALELDVFVPSKLDFETFVAAAEPLGTLEFIRDLNQAPRHMTEEELFAEARSQFNSERYWECHETLESAWRTMEGDEKRYVQGIILVCAAFVHLQKGEKDIALGVLGRALRQLDFKDPTYHRIDTAALRRNVGRAVSTGELEIFRV, encoded by the coding sequence ATGGCACGCGCGACGGGCGCCGATGTCCGAAACCCGAAGTGGACCTCGTATGGGGCCCTGGAGTTGGACGTCTTCGTCCCCTCGAAACTCGACTTCGAGACCTTCGTCGCGGCCGCCGAACCCCTCGGGACGCTCGAATTCATCCGGGACCTCAACCAAGCTCCTAGGCACATGACCGAGGAGGAGCTCTTCGCGGAAGCGAGGAGCCAGTTCAACTCCGAGAGGTATTGGGAGTGTCACGAGACCCTGGAGAGCGCCTGGCGGACCATGGAGGGGGACGAGAAGCGCTACGTCCAAGGAATAATACTCGTATGCGCAGCCTTCGTCCACCTCCAGAAAGGAGAGAAGGACATCGCCCTCGGCGTCCTAGGGAGGGCACTGAGACAGCTGGATTTCAAAGATCCCACCTACCATCGAATCGATACGGCCGCCTTGCGACGCAACGTCGGGCGAGCTGTGTCTACTGGCGAACTCGAGATCTTCAGGGTTTAG
- a CDS encoding arcadin 1: MGKVKVNRISSVTDPLTGLPAKQIELVEVRDARRPEMFPAGDEGRLIQGMVSQLQGMGLMPQMRDFGYSKVIMTLTESEYDMLGMRLDVNEVYELEIRNGSFALKKITEGT, from the coding sequence ATGGGCAAGGTAAAGGTCAATCGGATAAGCAGCGTGACCGACCCGCTAACAGGCCTCCCCGCCAAGCAGATTGAGCTAGTGGAGGTCAGAGACGCGCGAAGGCCCGAAATGTTCCCTGCCGGCGATGAAGGCCGGCTCATCCAGGGCATGGTCTCCCAGCTGCAGGGAATGGGCCTGATGCCTCAGATGAGGGACTTTGGGTATTCGAAGGTGATCATGACTCTCACGGAATCCGAATACGACATGTTGGGGATGAGGCTGGACGTCAACGAAGTGTATGAGCTGGAAATCAGGAACGGCTCCTTCGCCCTGAAGAAGATAACCGAAGGGACCTGA
- a CDS encoding peroxiredoxin, translated as MGGKVREGDRAPDFALESQDGKVISLRDYVGSRNVVLYFYPKDFTMGCTAEARSFSENYAEVNEMGAEVIGVSSDSTESHSSFAGECDVKFPLLSDKGGKVREIYGVRSTLGLLPGRVTFIIDKQGVVRRIFSSQINPRRHVSEAIEALKTLPR; from the coding sequence TTGGGCGGAAAGGTCCGCGAGGGAGACAGGGCGCCGGATTTCGCCCTGGAATCTCAAGACGGGAAGGTCATTTCCTTGCGTGACTACGTTGGCTCAAGGAATGTGGTCCTGTACTTCTACCCAAAGGACTTCACTATGGGTTGCACCGCGGAGGCGAGAAGTTTCAGCGAGAACTACGCTGAAGTGAACGAGATGGGGGCCGAGGTCATCGGGGTAAGCTCTGATTCAACCGAAAGCCATTCAAGCTTTGCAGGCGAGTGCGATGTCAAGTTCCCTTTGCTGAGCGACAAGGGTGGGAAGGTCAGGGAGATCTACGGCGTCCGGTCGACTCTCGGTCTGCTCCCCGGAAGGGTGACCTTCATTATCGACAAGCAAGGCGTCGTACGTCGGATCTTCTCCTCTCAGATCAATCCTAGGCGACATGTGTCTGAGGCGATCGAGGCGCTGAAGACGCTGCCACGCTGA